In Zingiber officinale cultivar Zhangliang chromosome 9B, Zo_v1.1, whole genome shotgun sequence, the genomic window TTACGAAGTCAGGGGTGAATGAAAGAAAGCACAGGAAACTCTATGGGGGCCAACGTGAAATTGGCAAGACAAATTTAAATGGGCcaattatgaaagaaaataaataggaCAAAAATCAAGAATGCTCTTGTCATTTATTAGGTACTATTATTTTgataatattataaaaaatatatatataattgctaTTCGATTAAAATGGCTTAATCAAAAGTatctaaacttaatcaaaattaaattttaatttaatcaagaTCTAGTCAATATTATTATAGTAGTTATTATTCAGAATTATAATAGCTACAATGATTATTCTGAATTAATTTTGGtcatgttaaaataatttttaaaataaaatttaagtaatgtaaactaaattaataaaaaaaatatttatattttccttgtttgagagggagagaagattaaTAGGGTGGACAAcgaaggttaaatatataaagttataaaAATGGTCTGCATTTGCTCTTGTTGTGAACTCTGACGACCGTGATGGCGATGGAGACCTCAACACAGGAATCGCCGATCAATCCCAACATCTTCACGTTTGACCTCCACCTATCTACGTGTATGACTTTCttacctctttttttttttattctttatagATCTCTCCTTCCCTCAATCTTTTCATGCAATTTTGTTCTTGGATAGTGGAAGACATGGCGAGGATGATCACGTTGAGGAGCTCAAATTGTGAGGTGTTCGAGATGGAGGAGATAGTGGTAATGGAGTCATAGACCATCAAGAACATAATTGGGGATGACTGTACCGACAATGACATCCCCCTCCCCAACATCTTCTCCAGGATCCTCGCCAAGGTGGTTGAGTACTGCAAGAAGCACATTGATGTTGCCGCCTCCAAGTCCTTGTTCGACGACACCGCTAGATCTGGGATCTCTAATGAGGACCTCAAGTCTTGGGATGCCAAGTTCGTCAAAGTTGACTAGGCAAACCTCTTCGATTGAAGGAGGGATAAAATTGAAACAAGTTTCCTTCCCCTTCCTTTCACTCCGACTTGGGGTGTAAGAAATTGCGTCTATTCCCGCATGTAGGGGTAAAGCTTATCCTTCTCTCCCTTTCCCCTCCTTAATCACTCCATCCCAAACAAGAGTCAACTCTCTCCTTTCCCTTGTTTATccttccttccccttccctcacctcctcccaaatacAACGTAAAGGCAAAATTTTATTGGCATAATTgggagtttattttttttttaaaaaaataccgatGGTGACGCTGATATATGAAAGAACATTTCAACATACCAATTAGAATAACTAATAGATATAGAAtaaaatttagttattttttcaaATGAACAATTTAATTCCTTAAATCCACGACATTTATATAATCAAGGACTTTTATCCTTTTCAACAATACTATATGCACATCATAGAACACAACCTCTTCATCTATCTGATGAAGGCGAAGAAAGATTTACCCTCATAACTTAAGAATTAGCAAGAATACTCTTACAATACAAATATAATTATATCCATTTAGGAATAATTGTGTTTGGTCTTTGTGGACTCACAAGGAAAAGTATATGAGCTAAAGTCTTTTTTAGTTCTGTATGATTCTCGATTTTCAGATACTGACAAAGTAGTTATTGGCTTAATCGAAGTAGATATGAATAGTAATCTAGGGATTACTTATTTATGCCCAAACTTCAACATGACTATTATGAATTTTATTGAACATATTAAAAtctctgtccaagcaagaggctATGGAGACtttcaaaaatataatatataaattgatATAATTTTCCTAGAGAAAATAATGACCAATATCAATAATAGTTTAAATGCACAAATAAACAATATTTTTGAAACTCTTACTACATGAGGTATTTATTTCCTCAAACCAAAAAACTTTTCTTCTGACATATTAGCAAGATTAGATTGGACTCTTAATCTAGACCTTAGTATTAAACCATAAACTTTGCAACCAATggaatatattatttataaagatagacATGAGAGCTCTATGATtagatttcataattataaaCCCTCCATTTCACAAGAAGAATATGACGAACCTATTAATCATAACCTGAATTTAATGAATCTTGAATATATTCCTATCTTAAATATTGAAATCTCACAAAACACATACCAACTGAAATTGCCCAATACTTTACTCCTGAGGAGCTACTGGAATTAGAAGTTTTTGATAAAATACACCAAAAGTTAAAACCAAATTAGATATTACACTTTGATGATGACCCCAATATTATTGTCACAAAATAACTATAGAAGTTAATCTTATGAATCCTGCTGAATCCAAAGGTAATAGTACTTCTAGACCACAACCATTACAAGTACATTATCCAGAAAGTTTCATTGTGGTCTACAACAATTTTAGGCTTTGATACCAAAATTTTTGGAGGTGTATGCTCCTATTGGAGTAATAAGGGTGTATGCTCCTATTTGAGTTATGATGTAAGGgtgtattttcaaattttgagtgGTTTTATTAAAACCAGTT contains:
- the LOC122022870 gene encoding SKP1-like protein 1A, giving the protein MAMETSTQESPINPNIFTFDLHLSTLEDMARMITLRSSNCEVFEMEEIVVMEILAKVVEYCKKHIDVAASKSLFDDTARSGISNEDLKSWDAKFVKVD